A genomic region of Chaetodon auriga isolate fChaAug3 chromosome 11, fChaAug3.hap1, whole genome shotgun sequence contains the following coding sequences:
- the mlh1 gene encoding DNA mismatch repair protein Mlh1, whose product MAGVIRRLDETVVNRIAAGEVIQRPANAVKEMIENCLDAKSTNIQVTVKDGGLKLLQIQDNGTGIRKEDMEIVCERFTTSKLQTFEDLSAISTYGFRGEALASVSHVAHVTITTKTADAKCAYRASYSDGKLKGPPKPCAGNQGTQILVEDLFYNVSTRRKALKSPGDEYSRIVEVVSRYAIHNSGKSFSVKKQGETVADVRTLPNASVVDNIRGVFGNAVSRELIEVGCEDQKLAYKMKGYISNANYSVKKCILILFINHRLVESSAVKKAIETVYAAYLPKNTHPFLYLSVEIAPQNVDVNVHPTKHEVHFLHEDSVIESIQKHIESKLLGSNSSRTYFTQTLLPGLSASACSEVKSSSAAAESSERVYAHQMVRTDCRAQKLDAFLQPKEKPPPDPEPAGTSSREAATKTAQPDSEEMDETNDADMLEALVELEAEVPKDGEDDANGIQRKRARKEQQQEERDEDDAAAATPKRRVIKLNSIKELRAEITENTHSGLQEMLQNHSFVGCVNPQWTLIQHHTKLYLLNTTNLSQELFYQILIYDFGNFGVLRLSTPAPLYDLAMLALDSEGSGWTEEDGPKEGLAQYIVDFLKKKAEMLEDYFSMEIDQEGNLTGLPLLLDKYTPIMEGLPLFILRLATEVNWDNEKECFRDFSRECSMFYSIRKQCILEAEPGEEQDGEVNSWRWKVEHIIFKAFRTLFSPPKGFSEDGTVLQIANLPDLYKVFERC is encoded by the exons TTTGGATGCCAAGTCCACCAACATCCAGGTGACGGTGAAAGACGGCGGGCTGAAGCTCCTTCAGATTCAGGACAACGGCACTGGCATCAGG AAAGAAGATATGGAAATCGTTTGTGAAAGGTTTACCACCAGCAAACTTCAGACTTTTGAGGATCTCTCAGCTATTTCAACCTATGGATTCAGAGGAGAG GCCCTTGCTAGTGTCAGCCACGTCGCACATGTGACCATCACGACTAAGACAGCCGATGCCAAGTGCGCCTACAG AGCCAGCTACAGCGATGGCAAACTAAAAGGCCCTCCTAAACCATGTGCCGGCAACCAGGGAACACAGATTCTT gtggaggacCTCTTCTATAATGTGTCCACCAGGAGGAAAGCTTTGAAGAGCCCCGGTGATGAGTACTCCAGGATTGTAGAAGTGGTCAGCAG GTACGCCATACACAACTCAGGAAAAAGTTTTTCTGTCAAAAAG CAAGGAGAGACTGTGGCAGATGTGAGGACTCTACCCAACGCTTCTGTGGTGGATAATATTCGAGGAGTTTTTGGCAATGCAGTCAGCAG GGAGCTGATTGAAGTGGGCTGTGAGGATCAGAAGCTGGCTTATAAGATGAAAGGCTACATCTCTAACGCAAATTACTCCGTCAAGAAATGCATCCTGATCCTCTTCATCAACC ATCGCCTGGTGGAGTCGAGCGCTGTGAAGAAAGCGATCGAGACGGTTTATGCTGCGTACCTCCCCAAGAACACGCACCCTTTTCTGTACCTCAG CGTAGAGATCGCACCGCAGAACGTAGACGTCAATGTCCATCCCACAAAACATGAGGTGCACTTCCTGCATGAAGACAGCGTCATCGAGAGCATTCAGAAGCACATCGAGAGCAAACTTCTGGGCTCCAATTCGTCACGCACATATTTCACTCAG acgCTGCTGCCTGGGCTGTCAGCCTCAGCTTGCAGTGAGGTCAAGTCCTCCAGCGCTGCAGCAGAGTCTAGCGAGCGAGTCTACGCGCATCAGATGGTGAGGACCGACTGTCGGGCGCAGAAGCTGGACGCCTTCCTCCAGCCGAAAGAGAAGCCGCCTCCCGATCCTGAACCAGCTGGTACCAGCAGCAGGGAGGCTGCGACCAAAACCGCCCAGCCTGACAGTGAAGAGATGGACGAGACGAATGACGCAGACATGCTGGAGGCCCtggtggagctggaggcagaggtgCCGAAAGACGGCGAGGACGATGCTAATGGCATTCAAAG GAAGCGAGCCaggaaggagcagcagcaggaggaaagagaCGAGGATGACGCGGCTGCAGCCACGCCGAAGAGACGAGTCATCAAACTGAACAGCATCAAAGAGCTCAGAGCTGAGatcacagagaacacacactcag GTCTTCAAGAAATGCTGCAGAACCACTCGTTCGTGGGCTGCGTCAACCCCCAGTGGACTCTGATCCAACACCACACCAAACTGTACCTGCTCAACACCACCAACCTCAG CCAGGAGCTTTTCTACCAAATACTCATCTACGACTTTGGGAACTTCGGTGTACTAAGACTGTCA ACACCAGCTCCACTTTATGACCTGGCCATGTTGGCCCTGGACTCTGAGGGGAGCGGCTGGACGGAGGAGGATGGTCCTAAAGAAGGCCTGGCTCAGTACATAGTGGACTTCCTGAAGAAGAAGGCTGAGATGCTGGAGGACTACTTCTCCATGGAGATAGACCAG GAAGGAAATCTAACAGGGCTGCCGTTACTGCTTGACAAGTACACCCCCATCATGGAGGGTCTCCCCTTGTTCATCCTGCGTCTGGCCACTGAG GTGAACTGGGACAATGAAAAGGAGTGCTTTAGAGACTTCAGCAGGGAGTGCAGCATGTTCTACTCCATCAGGAAGCAGTGCATCCTGGAGGCTGAGCCGGGAGAGGAGCAG GATGGCGAGGTGAACTCATGGCGTTGGAAAGTTGAGCACATCATCTTCAAAGCTTTCCGAACCCTTTTCAGTCCTCCGAAGGGCTTCAGTGAGGACGGCACCGTGCTGCAGATCGCCAACTTACCTGATCTCTATAAAGTGTTCGAGAGGTGCTAA